The DNA sequence TAAGGATAATggccaaaaagaacaagtgccgaggaacaagactgtgaagctggtcagaatcttgtggaggaatcaaaatattgaagagtcaacttgggaacttgaagacgcgaTGAGGAATAGgtatccccacttattttctaattgattccgggacggaatccttgttagaggggaagattATAATGACTCGaattttgagactttgtaaaaatgtttaatgaatagtaatccTAGAAGATGGGGAAAAcgttttagcccacactatgtgtggcatgagaaaatgagtttcgaagttgaaattatgattatatgtaccaaatgagtgtatgtaaacgctattagttttcgaaggaagcgaactttgaaaaacgaccatattacgaatcatcgaggattacgaggatcacaatataattatgaatttaaaaccctatggatttatatccatatagataattcaaaatataaggaataaatacgaaaggatttacgtcgcgaaccgtttacgagaaattattacgaaaacgtCTAGCGATCgaacgaacgcgtaaacgattaaataaacgtaacaccCTAACTAAAACCATAGTTACTTTattaaatagtgagctaaggaagTAGGATGATCACTAGGGCTAGAGAATAGTGAAGCTAATGactaagctaattagcttagcttgtATCTAAAAAGCCTAGCTAGAATTATCTAGAGATTTGGAAACAAAAATCAATCATAGGACATATACTAGAGAATAACAATCAAATACAAGATATCATAAGAATTATTTcagagaagcaaccaagaagcaagcACAAAAATTCTCTCTCTCTTCCAAGAACATCACCATTCGGCCAAACCACAAAAACAAGGAGAAATCAATTTCAAATcaccaagctctagccatggaaaaaattcccccattaattctcaatCTTCATACCACATAAACTAAgataagataaatctttgagctcttgtttatcaaggtttgatggggtgaaataaattcaagaaagatgatagtgaatagtattAATAGTAACTTTTATTTcgttcttgattttaatggttgtttaggttccaaaaaccctactaagcactcccaagacttcaccatcatcagAACACTCTCAATCTCTCAAGAAATGTATAAATCTTTGAACCATCCTTACTTCAGATTTAAGTTCAAAgattcttttagaacatagttgtaaacctagttttggtggaagtattgttgtaatcgtgatgtttagctaagtagatttaaggttgattgttgttgcctcaagaacatgatgttcttgagaggatttaatatgatgatgatatgttgattgttggtggtagtataaatatttaaggcataaacgaaactcagATCGTAACCGTAACCCcgctaaaatgaacaaaatgtaaatttaagtttctgcagaaagtcccgaagatctaaactttagtttcttgaaaaattgataatgataaaaaatattataaggatcatttaggcacttgaatcgcgtgattccaatttacggatcaacagttatggccgttttactaaaagtgatttatgcgacaaaaactgctacgaattatgaactttgaaaataaaaaggatcaacttaaaaatgttcataaatcatgaaatttttacagatagtattaaattgagtttcctaactgccataaaaatttcaagtgaaaataataatttttcagttttataaaaatatcggagccaagaccgcgcgattagaaaaccgtagaatccataagcggagccgacgaggAAAATAAAAACGGACTTAAGACACTTCGAAAAAGGAAatgaccataatgtgaataaggaattaaagaaatgATAAGGGTAATATatgttgagagggtgcataataagtagcacatgagtgcgagtcgccgtaaattaagAACGGACCTAACAAAACAaattttgtttatgattatagatttccgagcggaatcTAGAACATCCTTCACTTCGAGATATCctgcaagtttacgaacccaactccatttactgttgtgttgtgaaaggattgttttattatcattgccTAAATACCATGCTTACCATGATACGTAGTGATTGAATTTTCgtataatgtagcgatgttgaACGATAAGCATAGATTGTAAAATGTTTAACtccgctataagcgtgacgtataattataaagaccgagagtcggtcgggatttcaaaaTATAAATCGGGAATTATTCCGACGATAGTACAGGACGATTagaagtccatagtagtacgttttaagggactcaacgtccacttacgaaaattaacacctcgaacttttattaaagcaatttccaaagatcgtattccctcaactatactttatttcaaactcgattaaatattaaagattattatattacttaaacataataagttgaggaatattatttcaatattcttttaaagaagaactattcgaggtttaattattcaataaattattatttaattattcaatatttaTCAAATGattaatatcatttaaaaatcataaaacctaatttaaaatattttctgagtttcagaaattcatattaatattttagatcgtcaaagaatattatctcgatatattttaaatattttgaatatagtttcaaaagaaactatccccttatttatttatttgttgacaacagtcaactcacatccttagtacttcctccgaaaacttcggaagtacatatatatatatatatgaggaaaaactgtgcctatcaacaagcaaaacacttGACGAAACTTCGATATAATTTGATGATTCCAAGTctatgataggattcttaaaaagacaagggaggggtagagatccaatacttcgtggactggggagactaccataTTTATTTCtgtatgagaaggtaccatgtatactgaaggacatacgaagtatgcaaaatatacccgGGCTTAATGGGGAAGCATCTAAAGCCCGAATGCGGttagggtgataaccgggatacgaatgtatcgtccttctacatgtagaaaatgttactatttccgtagtacgactgatcatcgtatgcggtggctccaacgaatgtcctattcttccaattgaaattgtgatgcaatactgtacgcaagcctaggtgatgggtttaccattaaggtattcgcaggataataatccattaaagaattagtttcataagaaggtgtgtatcaccaaggaaaactatttttgaataaaacataattatcatatatgacatttttcttgagtttatcatatagtcatttcatactgtacattattatgctgggcattatagctcacacttgttttattaaattgacacaacacaacagttaaTCAAGATGCCaatcatgaaactcacagccacAAAACGGATAGGAAACGGCCAGCTGTTCtgtaggttgtttggtgatgtaccacaggtagaccgaataagctggattggttttcagttatttttagttcggcttattttcaagtatgacttatgtaaggtaataaataagaaacaaatatttggccgacttactagccttacttaaaggttattcccgGTAAGACTTAttatttttgggttgtaataattatcactttgtggtttgatttactATAGTAATGAatgttcgtttccaagacaataacctataagtgtgttGTGATAAGTGTAGGGTCGTATAGTGTGAGTATTTATACATTATGATGCGAGGTATGTGGTATATAGTGATTAtgatggcgtggcctcctagatccgtgaccccgaattttggggcgccacactgctcctttgacatttttacagactttaaatgttacaagtataaaatgcaaactaagattacaatacaacttacttagggtttgtcaatttgacttagtcttgttaaagtacatgcatgtcttgcacaacatagCTGCATTCCACTATGCCATCCATCGCAGAGCAGTAACAGTATAACATATTTCGAACTGCCAAGACCTTGTAACTTCATAGGTGATTTCAAGTCCTTTGTCACTTAAATCTCATATCTAGCTTTTTGTAAATTTTCTCTTTTCTAGCCTTTATTGATCTCAATAACTCTTGTATATCATATGATTTCCATATATATGAGCACTAAATATTTCCTCAGAGATAACTTaagataaatttaaaaatttatacaATTTACAAGTAGCATATACAAAGTATGTTTCAATCATCAAAATGAAACAACAATATTTAATTTTGGAGATCCATCTATCTCTGTTACTTCTAAAATCACATCTTCGTCACAATTAACTTGGTTTTACTGGTTTGGATTGAGATTTAATTAACAATTAACAGATTCTACAGATTCATCTTAAGGTTGCCTGCCATCGTAAAGTAAAACACAGAACAGAGAACAGAAATAATTGAATTAAATCATAGAAAGGTATATAAATCAAAGAGATTAATTATCAAAATCTTTCAACTCGGTGAAAGATTATAAATTATAAGTTATTTAAAGTTTAAAAAACACAATGAGCACACTGGCTTAGTAAGTCTTAAAGTTGTGAAATACCATAAACACCATAAATTGCAGTATTGCTAAAACTTTATATCGACTAATTGTCATTGCTATTGAATTCTAATATGCTAAACATAACTCTGACACATCATGGATTGTGCTAGTCTGCCATTTGCAATATCACCTCTAATCAGCTTGGCTCTAGACTTTCAGACTACCAACAAATAAAGTAAGAAAGCcaaaaattaaataatatgaaaaaTGCAGAGATAAAAAAgacattatataattatataagaAGAATGAGATCACAACAAAAGAGTCACCTATATTCATGATTCACATAACAGAAGGAATTTTTGCACTTGTTTCTTCTCTTTCATTCGAGTACATTTTTAATGTTAAATCTGGAAAAAGAAGTTAAATCATAAAAATATGTGTCAAATAAAGAATAAGATTTAATCAATCATATCTAACTAAAACATTAAAAGCAGCTTACTTCTTGTTGACAGGATTCGGTCGGATGTAGTGATCAGTGCTTCCACTACATCCAGAAGTAAACAAGAACGACTTTCATCAATTACTCTGCCACCTATGCTAAAAGATGATTCGGACGTAACTGTTGTCGCTGGTATAACTAGAACATCTCTTGTAATCTTACTTATCGTCGGAAACCTTGAACCATTGACTGCACACCATGTCAATATATTAAATTTGTCAGCCATTAGATGGGTTTCCTCTTCTAGGTACTGATCAAATTCTGATTTGGGAACATGTCGAGAACCAATCAACCGTTCTCTTTCTTTCCACTTTTTGAAGTCACTTAATTTATTACCTCTTATAGTAATAGAGTGTGTTACACAACTACTATACATAAGATGACCAGCCCCAATATCACCAATTACGCTTTCTGTGGAAGTAACTCTCCCTCCATAATCAATGTAAAGATCAAAAAAAGATGTTCGGACTTTCTATACACGTGAGTACGAGACATCCTTACCGTACAACCTGTtataataatattcaataatatccATCTTGTATCCAGGATCAAGAACAACGGCAATAGCTAAACACCAACTACATTCGTCCCAATACTTTGAAAATTTTATGCTCATTGGGTCTGCCATCAACTGAAGAAACTCTTCTGGGCTGGTTTCCAACTCCATCAGTTGTATTTTGATGTCACATATATCTGGGATAAACACATTTGCAGTAGCGTACTTGGTTACACTAAAATATATAGTAGCgtccttaaaatattttcaaacaatCATGCACTAAACGAGCAACTTTCCACTCTTTTTTTGAGGAATTAAACTTATAGTTCTTATCCATGCCCTCTAAACTCTTAAATTCTTCTTCATAATTCAAAGCAACATCAAGCATATCATATGTAGAATCCCACATATGTTGGACATCCATCAGAACCTGTATTTTCCCTTGTAACTTCAATTAACTCACGACTAAAATAAACTTTTGTTTTTCATAAGGCGACTTGTTTAAATACCCCACTGTTCCACATATATTTATAAAAGTGGTTTAATTAACAAAATCATCTAGAACAACCAAGTTTAGAATACAACGTACATGAAAGAAGTCACCACCACGCGGAACTCTATCAGAAAGCCAAGATTTCAAATGCCTAGCCATACTATCATTTGAAGATGCATTGTCAACAACCATAGAAAATAATTTCTTATCTAAATTCCACTCCATGATTAATTGCGAGATAAATCTGAATAAAGACTATCCATCGTATGACCATACAATCCATTTATAATTTAACATTGTTTTTTGTAACTCCCACTCATTATCAATATAATGTGTAGTTAGACATGCATATGCAAAATTTTGTGCCTCAGAAGTCCAAATAGCAGTCGTAAGTGTGACTCTACAACCTATATTATCAATCTTTTCGTACACCCTTTTTTTCATTTCTCCATGCAATTTGATTATATCAGATCTCACTGTGTTTCGAATCACAAGTTTAAATTCTGGTCGTAGGCCTTTACAAAAATTCTCAAAGAACTCGTGATCAACTATATTATGGATAATTATGCTTGATCACCATTTTCGCTAGATCCATTCTACTCCTCTCTTGAtcaaatttaaatgtttcaatcTGAGTAGAACCATCCGATTTTTGCATAGTCATAATTGATTTTTTTCCCATGTCTTTATAAATTTTTGCGTTGCACCTCTTAATATGTTGAGCCAAATGACTAGTTCCTGAATTACTATCTCCGTTAAATGATCTTTTACAGTGCTTACATAACGCCTTATCATTCCCCTTAGCATCTTTATACTCTGTAAAATCAAGTCATACCTTTGATTTTTTCTTCCTCTTTTTTTAATATCCACCACCGCGTCTATATTTACATCACCATCCGCATCCACTATAATCAGATTTTCAGCACTTTTATCAGTTGGATCGTTACCCATAACAGTATCATGACTTCCACTAGCCTGAAAAAGAGAACAAAAGCAAATACAAAATCAAAATTAGATATATTGTTTAATAGGAAAATCAAAAAAagaatcaataaataaatgtatcatGATTAATAATGAAGATTAAGTTTTAATTTTGGATTGAACCTGTCGACCGTGCTTGTGCATGAAACTTGATTAAGGAACATATAAGATCACGTGttaggtttagggttaggccTCTCAACTAGTTAGATAATTAGATATTagattatatattatttattataaatatattatattatgttatgttatattatatatttatataaaatatataatattatatatataattaaacgAATCGGTTCATGAATAACCGAATCGGATCGACTTAAATTCATATCCAATCCATTTATTATTCGGATCTCCCTTATCGGATCAGGTTACGGATCAGATAATTTTCAGGCCATTCCATATCCTGTAAAAAGGACCCGGATCGGATCGGATCAGATGCCCGCTCCATTGATAGGCGTAGATGGAGGAGTACTATATAATTCAATTGGAACATTTctataataatttaaaattttagataaACTCGGTTTTTTCTTAACAACTAATTCTTACATTCCTTAGTTTAGTAGGATTAAACTTAGATATGAATATGTACTAATATAAGTAGCGGAGAGGGGGACAGCTTACATCCAAAAAACAAGAGGTAATATTAAAAACAAGAGGTACCATAATAAAAATAAGAAGAGTAATTAGAACAAGAATACTGTTAAGAAATAATACATTGTATTAAGTGAGTGTGTAGTAGTAGTGTGTACCCATACACCACAGTGGATATAAACTTAGCAAGAATGTAAAAATGTACGGGGATGGAGTaaatgtagatgacatataaGTAGTAGAGAGGACAGTTTACATCCCTGTGGTTCCTGCTTAGTGTTTGCTATTTTCTGGAATAAGGAGGACAAGTCACATTTGCCTGCAACCCCATGTGATATGCCCCTGTTTTACACATTACTCTTCACTCTACTTCAATGCAcctcattttcttttatttttgtttcatATTTCATATTTATTACTAAAAGTTATCTTACATCAGTAGATCATGTGTTTGGACTACTTCATTGTTTGTTCTTACAATTATTATTACCAAACCGGAATCTTGGTGCTGCAAGTAGAGCAGGATGACAACCAGATTTACATGATACATATGATCTTTTTAAATTAGGGCCGTTAAAATTTCTAGGCACAAACAAAAGATGTATCTTTTCCAAAGCTCATTTTCCATTTACATTCAAGTTCAGGTCCATCTTTTCTCCCAAGTTCAAGCCCTCGCTTCAACTTTATCTTAGCAGCTTTGTCTGTACAATACACGTGTTCTGTAAATGAAAACAAAATTACGAGAAATTTCATTCATTTGAAGAAAAACAAAATTACTTTTACAATACATGAGTTCCGTGTTTTGGAACAGAATTACCAGAAAATTCATTCATTTGAAGAAAACACTAGTGTGAAAATGTTTACGGAACACGCACTCGTTTTCCACAAATATAATTCTCATTTGAGCCCTGTCCTCTTGCACACACTAATAACGTCAAAGCTCAAACACCTCTGAGGAAAATATTCAATCCACTTACTATTGTAAATTTGTAATGTATTATTAAACCAACCAAAACATTTCCTGTACATTGctcaaaattaaaatataaatttgcAGTAAAATCATAATGTGCAGAAGAACTTCAAATGTGGCAACACCATACTGATCTAGGAATATATGCATTACTGAGAGAAAagatttataaatataaaaaggATTGCATCAGCAATTCACTGTTAGGCCTGCCAAAAAAAATGGAAAACATCCAGCCCTAAACCCACATTTctaatataacaaaaaaaaaaaaaaatctacCCTAGCTCTTTATAACAAACTAAAACAGAACTAATCACCTCTAGTATATGTATAGACAAACTCAAGACTCAAAGGATGGCAAAGAGGTAAGTAAAACTACGAGGCCAGTACGGATATCTGATTTGATAACTTGCTAGCTTGTATCATAGCATATGGCTAAAGGAGTTACATTTGCCGAAGTTTTAGCATCTGTTACAAGTACATACAAGTCATTAGTCATTTGCTAATAAGAATAATTCAGAAAGACAAACGAGAGATAAACTAACCTTCTGACTCATTCTGCAGCCAATCCTGTGCACACATCAAGGCTTGCACAGTGTTAGACCTCAACAAACTCCAATATGGATCAAGGACTCGATCGCCAACATCAAAGGCAGAGTCTGATGTAACTTTTGACATAGGAATACCCAAAATGTTGAGCGCCATTGTAGAGAGAATGGGATACCTCGGAGTGTGAACTTTCCACCAATTTAATATGTTAAATTCTATATTACGCGGAAATAAAGGCTCTTCCAAGTACTTGTCCAAGTCAGATTTTATGTTCGGCCCTTGTGAGGTCTCATGGAGGAACCTGTCAAAACCAATCAGCCTATCTCTAGAATCATTACCGGAACCATCCCCTACCTGACCATCAGAAGCTAAGTGTCCATTGTAAAGTGCCTTCATGCAATTGGAAACGATATCGATACACTCTGGAGCACTGTTGCCATAAATTTGAGGATAGTAATATTCTATTAGTTTCATCTTAAATCTAGGATCTAAGATAGCGGCAATTGCCAATGCCAGGCTGCATTTTTTCCAATAATCATCAAATTTAGTTTTCATCTTCATTCCTAAAGAACTAATAAATTCATCTGATTTATGACACCAGCCAATCAACTGCAAATGAATTTCACAAATTTCAGGGAAATATATATTTGCAGTTACGTGTTTGCTTCCAGTAAAAACATTAGAAACTTCAATGAGGAGCTTCAAGTAACTAGCAATAGTACTAGCTCTGTCCCACTCTTCATAAGAAGGGCAAGTGGTGTAGACAGGGTCATGTTCTGGCAACAGAGAAAATGCATCCTTCAACTCTAAAGCCATATCAAGCATGAAATATGTGGAATTCCACTGCAGTGGATTATCAAGAAATAAGCACTTTTGGCTATTAATTCCAACTAGTTGAGCCATCTCATTAAACTTGTCTTGAGTTCCCTGTGAACTTTTAACATGTCGAATACTTTCACGAATTTTATCTGTTACCTCAGTTATAGCTGCTAGTGCATCCTGAGCCATGTGCATGATTAAATTAGCTGCACAGCGTACTTCAAATAGTTGACCATCGCATATAAGAAAATTGTTCTGGGAGAGCCGAAGCTGGTCTCTAATCTTACATACTATGTTGTCATAGGTTGGACAACTATCAAATGTCATTGAAAACAATTTCCGATCAATATCCCATTCCATCAGACTCATCATGATCACATCCGAAAGCATGTCTTCAGTATGAGAAGGATCAAccaataaaaaatttaaaatcttcTTTCTGAGCTGCCATTCATCATCAATACAGTGTGCTGTCAAACACAAGTACTTGGCATCTCCCTTGCCAGTCCACATATCAGCACTCAGACTAATCTTGCCAGGCAGTTTATCTAACAAGTCTGACACCTTCTGTTTCTCTTTATGGTAGATTTGCATACAATCACCCTCAACTCCATCAAACGTAACAAGCTCAAATAAAGGCTGAAGATTTCTAACAAATATTTTAAAGCCAACATCCTCAACCATTTGCAAAGGATAACCATGAAGTATAATCATGCGAGCAAGATCGAAACGACTACGCTTATGATCAAAGTTGCCGTTAACCAAGTGACCAGTTCCATAATTTGAATGAGCATACTCACATTTAGGCTGCACAAGATTGGCCACTTCACCTGTTTGTTGCTCTTGATCAAAAGGAACTGATGCAATAGCAACTGTTGCTTCTTTCTTCTTACCCTTTGTTGCAACCAATGGTACTACGTCATGATTTAATCTTCTTCGACATCTGACTAAATGATTTCTCAGATGTGACGTTCCACTGGTGCTTGAACCACTAAGTTTCTTCTGGCAATGCTTACAAACGGCAACACAGGTTTCACCAAATCTAATCCTATCAAAATCTTTCCACACAACAGATTTCAACCTACTAGAATCAACAAGGACAGCCTCATCCTCCATTGTTTCAATTGATTAGTTCACAGTACTGTTTagaacaaacacaaaaataagttcttcaaataaaaaaaatatacactATTTAAGGAATTAAATTAAACACGAGAAATAACCAGTCATGCGTAGACAATTCCAGTTCACAAAAAAACAATTATGCAATAAAAATGTTTAAGAAAGTGCTCAATCACATAAAAAAATTTGCATGGTAAGTA is a window from the Apium graveolens cultivar Ventura chromosome 1, ASM990537v1, whole genome shotgun sequence genome containing:
- the LOC141714155 gene encoding zinc finger BED domain-containing protein RICESLEEPER 2-like, with the protein product MCKTGAYHMGLQASGSHDTVMGNDPTDKSAENLIIVDADGDVNIDAVVDIKKRGRKNQRFISQLIMEWNLDKKLFSMVVDNASSNDSMARHLKSWLSDRVPRGGDFFHVLMDVQHMWDSTYDMLDVALNYEEEFKSLEGMDKNYKFNSSKKEWKVARLVHDYICDIKIQLMELETSPEEFLQLMADPMSIKFSKYWDECSWCLAIAVVLDPGYKMDIIEYYYNRLYESVIGDIGAGHLMYSSCVTHSITIRGNKLSDFKKWKERERLIGSRHVPKSEFDQYLEEETHLMADKFNILTWCAVNGSRFPTISKITRDVLVIPATTVTSESSFSIGGRVIDESRSCLLLDVVEALITTSDRILSTRNLTLKMYSNEREETSAKIPSVM
- the LOC141674349 gene encoding zinc finger BED domain-containing protein RICESLEEPER 2-like, whose product is MEDEAVLVDSSRLKSVVWKDFDRIRFGETCVAVCKHCQKKLSGSSTSGTSHLRNHLVRCRRRLNHDVVPLVATKGKKKEATVAIASVPFDQEQQTGEVANLVQPKCEYAHSNYGTGHLVNGNFDHKRSRFDLARMIILHGYPLQMVEDVGFKIFVRNLQPLFELVTFDGVEGDCMQIYHKEKQKVSDLLDKLPGKISLSADMWTGKGDAKYLCLTAHCIDDEWQLRKKILNFLLVDPSHTEDMLSDVIMMSLMEWDIDRKLFSMTFDSCPTYDNIVCKIRDQLRLSQNNFLICDGQLFEVRCAANLIMHMAQDALAAITEVTDKIRESIRHVKSSQGTQDKFNEMAQLVGINSQKCLFLDNPLQWNSTYFMLDMALELKDAFSLLPEHDPVYTTCPSYEEWDRASTIASYLKLLIEVSNVFTGSKHVTANIYFPEICEIHLQLIGWCHKSDEFISSLGMKMKTKFDDYWKKCSLALAIAAILDPRFKMKLIEYYYPQIYGNSAPECIDIVSNCMKALYNGHLASDGQVGDGSGNDSRDRLIGFDRFLHETSQGPNIKSDLDKYLEEPLFPRNIEFNILNWWKVHTPRYPILSTMALNILGIPMSKVTSDSAFDVGDRVLDPYWSLLRSNTVQALMCAQDWLQNESEDAKTSANVTPLAICYDTS